ATGCAGCTGGAATGCATTCTTCCACCTCAAAAAACCAACAAGTAAATGGGCATTAACTTTCGAAACTGAAATGAATCCCACAATACAAAATCCATAACCACCACCAAATAAAGAACAACCGAAAATAGAAGCATCTAATCCCTGTAAGCATCATCAATCAGTCTTAGCTAATGAACTCCACAACCAGACAACAAACGCAGAGACCGAAAAAGAAAAACCATTTTCGAGATAATTAAagtgtcatgtcatgtcatcgATTTGTTTTCCCAGAATTTTACCTTTCTCAACTCTGATAACTTTCCCAGACTGCAAAGCAGAAAGATGCCTGCTGCTCGAAACCTTGAGAAAACGATGCTCGGAGAGCACGGAAGATTTCTGACCCGGAGACTTCAGTGAAGACGACAACGAAAGTGATGCCATCACCTCCGCATTTCGAGACTCCATTTTCAGCACCTCCCTCCGCTCCTCCATCAGAAACCCCTCGCCGCTAGCCATTATCTCTTCTTTCCAATGACAAAAACCTACACAAACGAAACCAAACCACACCACACCTCAACTCAAAACCGAATTCACAAGTTCACAACAACAGAATCCACAAAGCTCAATTCAACCCCAAACTTTGCCTTCGCGGATTGCAGGAAGACGGAGAAGCAACCAGAAACACGAAGAAACGCACTCGATCAGTCTGTGTGTATAGAATCACAGTGGTGTATGTATAGGTTTTGTCTTTTCGAGCAAAAAATCGTTTGGGAACGAAGACATATAGTTACTTGCACACGTCATCGCTTCCTCAAGTGCCGACGTGGAACAAGTGGCCCCCACAGTGTTCTCCGGTTTCAATTCAGCTCCGGTTCTACGGACGCGACCCATACCAAGATATCATTTTTCCCCCACTTATTTTACATCTATTTTCTTTTATGTTCAAGTGATTTATACACATTTTGGATTATtaaatttactattttttaaatGGGTAGGTatcttatgagacgatctcacgaatctttatatgtgagacgggtcaaccctaccgagattcacaataaaaagtaatactcttagcttaaaaaagtaatattttttcatggatgactcaaataagatatttgtctcaaaaaatacgatccatgagactgtctcacacaagtttttgtctttcgATTATTCTCGCTTTAGGGTTAATTATTGTACTTCAACATAAACAAGAAgaataattttaaattcaaatacatATATCTTTATTTGTTtagaaaaaaagagagaaattatTTATCTCTATAATAAGATGAGATTTGTATCGAAAAATTGATACGTTGGACGtctttaaaagaattttgtgcataaataaaaaaaaaacatgccaAAGTTGGCGTAATTGAATTGTCTGACTAAGGTGATCGTTCTTGTACGCAAAGAAAGTTGAATTCAAACATTCTATTTTGCTGTTTCAAACTTCTCCTTGACTAgttagtttttctttttttttttttcatttattgtTTGTGAAagtattatcattattataataataaattattattattataagacACGATGTTATTTACATTTCATTTTGTTGAATGGACTCCATAATAATTTTATACATGACTAAGATTCTGACATTATTTCCACCTACCAATACGTGTACTTTTTTTTGGATACTTGTTCTTAACaatcaatatattttattaatgtaCCGTTTGGTTCgctatattatttatatttttatttaatctaATATCATGTTTGATACATCGTATTATTTATACATCTATCAATCATTTATCATACATCAATCATTTATCATACATCAATCAAGTTATTGAattgaaattataatattatctttaataaataatactataaattaatattttcaaaaatacaaaACGGTAATATCAtattcttttaaatttaatcaaattaaccaatcaaatcaaacattatattaactatcatttttatatattttattataaaaaaatattacttatctaTGTACTATTTGTTTCATACCACGAATCAAACGATATCCATGTACCACCAAAGGCTCCAATGAGATTAAGTTTCGGATTCGATATTAAAGTGTAACAATCCCTTCGTCCAAAATAAAAAAGTTTAAATATCATTACAAAAGTCTCAATGATTAAGGATTTTAGCCAAAAAACCAAACTAAATACCATTAAAACGTTGAActttcattttcaaaaaaaaaaaatatcgttTAGCTTTcgctttcaaaaataaataaagaaagagaAAAAGTTTAGGTTTCACTTCAACCAAACTACTAAAAAACTATCAATCAAACCATGTTAGGCCTTAGAGGAAGCAAAAGATTGTAAAATTTATCGTGCAAGAAGAAATGCTTCCCTTTGCCATCAACAACCCTTTTCCATCCACACCATCCCCCATTCACTATTTTCTTGAGCTCATCGTTTCCGGTATAGTGAGGATCGAGTATAAGAAATGCACAGTCGCCACTTACATCATCATAATCGACTCCCAACAGAGTATATGCAAGAACACCCCCACCTGtaataaaagtaaaaaataGCAGATCATTAACGACAGGAAGATGTCACGCAAAATCTATCATGATGGAGTTCTAACCTATCATGATAGGAGTTCCTTGAGTCTCAAAATGCAATGCAAGCTCTCGACATTTTTCTGGAAGCTCGGCTCCAGACCTCACATTAATGACTTTACAGCTGACCTGTTTGggaatatattttaattcatctGTGAAGTTCTTGATACGGTATACTCAAAGCTACAAGATCAAGCGAAACAAAGAAATAGAAGAATGAATACTTACACCGAGTAGTTTGTCCAAAACAAAACTTAACTCAATGGCTCCAATCCATTCTTGTGACCCAATAAATGAAGGGTCTTTATCTCCAATCTCTACCAGTGATTGCTGTATCTGTCTGAAAGAATAGTACCAACGGTGAGGCCAAATGTTACTAGAACAAGGCAAAGGTGAAagacaaaatataaaaaattcacAACAGACGATGTTTTCATGTGTAAAAgttttttatgattaaagattgagaaatatagataatttgatatcaaatgaaataatacataaatacaGAGACAGACTTCAGAATCCTGAATAAAATAATGTTAATAGAGAGGCATCGCTCCATGCAAAAGATTCCTACAGTATGAACTTGGCGAGTCCCAAGTGTTTCATATAGTGAAGAAAATAACTTTTTCTCCCAGAAATACTCCTTCATAGAGATGAACAAACTATAGAACCGATTATCAAATTCCATCATCATAATTAATCGTTGATCAATTCATctatcatccaaaatatttcCTTCTAAAAATAAATGGAAATGGCCTACTCATGGTtatggaagaagaaaagaaacgGCCATATTAAATATAGCAACAGAAGAATTTTGTGCAAGCCAAATAAACGATTAAACGCAGTGGTGGAAATGGAGTGCAGGTTATCGAAAAAAAAgcagaaaaaataaagaaaaaaaacctGTGTGAAGGGACATCAATGGATGTGTAGTGTTGTTGCCTGAACCATGATATGATAGTTTGCAAAGATCGATAAGCGCAGCCCCAACCCTGGCATATAAAACTATTGTTTAACTCATTGCTCAAAACGGAAAAAGCAACAATCAAAGATGACCACAGGCATCTGTTAAGAAAAAGATGATAATTCCACACTGCACTGTGACAATTCACTGAAAACAACACTATGGCCTTAAAACAAGTATAGATGGGATAAAAGTCATGGTTCTCTCTCAATAAAAAATCACAACTATCCCATCCCCAGAATTTTCCAACCTCTACTTTTTCTTAGTGCAGTTAGTGCCAGGGCCCAGGGGTTTCATTTTCTTATTCGAATCAATAACCTAAGTTTTCAGCATCTAACTATCTAACAACCTGTTTCcgataatttttcatttctctTTATTCAGTGATCAATAAAAACTTGAGCACCACATTCTCATGAAACGAATCAGATATCCAGTAAACAACATAAAGAATAGACTCAGCATCAATATCTGTCTTCACAAGACTTGAAGCAGAATCAGTATATTTGTTCAGTACATATGGAATCAGCacacaaaaatcaatataaaatttaGAATAGCAGACTCTGTTAGATCAGTAAAAAATTAGCGAAAATCAGTAACTTGCACGAGTGAGGTGTTACCGAGTCGTCAAATCCATCTTGGAGGTAATGATAATACTCATAAGAACCTTGAATTAGAGAGGCAATGCCACCAGATACTAcacatttatattatataagtGTATTCAGGGCCAAGCCATGGGAATCAAAAAACATCGTAGGAAATGCAATAATCCATGTAAAGGGTCAAGACGACAATTACCCCCACTGCTTGGAATATCACGATGAACATTCTTGAGCAAAGAGGAGCCTATCATAATGAATGAAATAGTCAAAATATACACCAATTCAAACAAACACAAACATAGTAAAATTTAGAAGATGAACAACTACCTTTTGGATATGATTTGTCTTTCATATCGTCCTTTGTCGAAAAAAAGTTAATAGCGTTAGCAATTCTCAAGAGAGGACGATCAAAGGGCAACCCTAGTCTCTGGTGAAGTGATCTTCGAACTTCAACTGCAAAATTTAGGTCTTGGAATTTGCATAAACTAATGAAACGAAAGCTTACTTTATTTCTATGTACTCTTTGCAGCACATGGAACTTCGAAAAAATGAAAGCAATGCTGGCAAGTGAAGACTGTACTCCCATATATTTGTTTGCCATGACAGTAAAAATCACTATGAACATGGAATCAACGGATAAAACATATCTTGGATTTCTCAAGTAGAATTTAAAACTCAAGTTTATAAAGATTCCAACTGACTGGAGGTTGCTCGTTGTCAAACGGCTGAATTCACGCTTCTGGTATGTCTATAAGTCTGTATCATTATTCCTGGTTTTACAGCTCAATTAGAATGTTTTACGATGGCACAAATCTTTTTGGGACCGTGTTATGGACCCAAACTCATTGGGCCCAGAGACTTCTGAGTTAGCAAGCCCAGGGAATGAAGAGCCAAATAAACAGAGGCCCAAGATTGTAAATGTATATTCTAGAAGAAGGAAGGAGAGAGGCGGGTAGGAGGAATGTATAAAAAGAAGAGGGGGGGGGTAAGCTAGAGGGCATTCAGTTAGATAGAGTGATGAGTCACTAACAATTTGTTAGTGTGACTGTGTGAGGGAGTGAGAGTGGTTGTAACAAGATTCTGTTATTCCCATTTCATACTTTTAATACATATTTTGGTTATTAATCGGAGGCTGCTAACAATTTGGTCCGACCTGCCGGATCCGCTCGAGCTGAAGAAAACATGGCCAGCACACGATCAGAAGCGAAGATGGATAGCATGGAAAAAACGCTGATGGGGATGCAAGACAACATGACGCAAGTGCAGGGTCGATTGGACAAAATCGACAGGGCGGTGGAAGGATTACTGGGgctgagggagatgatggaacAAATTATCAAGGCACAAGGGGGAGCAGCAGATGCAAGCAATGAAGGTGGCGAGCAACATGGGATTGGGAGTGATATGTTAGGGAAGGATGAGAGTGTGCGCCAGGAAGGGAGACGAGAAGAGGGTGTAGAAGAAGTGAAGTTGGCACTGAAAAAAATTGAGTTACCGGGGTTTGAAGAAGAGGACCCGTTGGGATGGTTGGGGAGGATGGAGCAGTACTTCGAGGTCCACGAAACACCAGTGGAGTGCAAGCTCAAATTGGCTTACATCTGTATGCAGGGGACCACGGTACATTGGTTTCGATGGATGAAGGTGAGAATTCCGAACATGGAGTGGGATAGGTTTGCGGAGGAGCTGATCAAACGTTATAGTGGATATGACGCCAACCCTTTCGAACTCATGGCGTCATTAAGCCAAGGCCAACAGTCAATAGACGCTTACATCGAGCGTTTTGAGATGTTGGTCGCACAACTGGGAGACGTCCAGGAGGACCAATGCTTGGGCTACTTCCTGAGTGGATTGAGGGAGGAGATACGGCGGAGGATGATCGTTCACGATCCTCGAACGGTAGATCGTGCGATGATGTTGGCCAGGGGGTTGGAGAAGGAGTTGTATGGGACGGCGGTAGACAGAGGGAAGAAATAAAGTTGGATCGGGCCTGGGGTATACACAAAAATCGGTAACTAACATGGGCTGGGCCAATCCATACCCAGTACATGATAGGGACCGTAACAAAAATCTTTCAGGCCCCAATGTTAACATGGGGACTGCTGGTCTAGGGGATCAACGAATGAGAAACCCAATTTCGCAGCAATCCTACGGCAGTGGGCCTCGGGGCATACCAGGAGGAAGTAGCGGGGGAGATCGCGGTGGGGTGGCAGCGAGGATACCACCATACCAAAAAAATCGAGATGGTAGGGTGGTATCTCACCAAGAATTCTTACATCGACGAGAGAAGGGACTGTGCTTTAAGTGTGGGGAACCTTACCACCCAATGCACAGATGTACCAACAAAAGCTTGAGGGTGACGATTTTAGCGGAGGAAGAAGGAGACGAAGGCGAGTGGGAACAGGTGGAGTCAGTGGGGCATAAGGATGAGGTGACACGAGAAACGGGGGAAGGAGGGGAGCCCGAAGTTGAATACAATACTCTGGAGCTACCCTTGTATTCTGTAAATGGCATCAACCATccacaaacattgaaaatgaAGGCGAAGGTGGCAGAGCGAGAAGTGATAGCAATGGTGGACAGTGGAGCAAGCCACAACTTCGTCTCAAGAAAATTAATCACGGAGTTGGGGCTTGAATGAGACAGGAGCGTTTTTTTTGGAGTATGTCTGGGGGATGGCTGTCGAGTGTCTTGCCAAGGGGTGTGCAGGGGATTAGAGGTGGATATGGGACAATGTCGAATTCAAATTGAAGGGTATTTGTTTGACTTAGGGGGAGTTGATCTTATTTTGGGGGTTGATTGGCTTCGCACATTAGGTGATGTCCTGCTAAATTGGGGCAAGATGGAGATGCGGTTCAGCTGCAATGATCAAACAATAGTCTTAAAGGGGGATCCATCCCTCAGCAGATCATTAATCTCATTAAAAGGGATCTCCAAAGTGAGTGAGGTAGACTTTTGCGGAGCAATATTGGTCAAATGGAGTGAAGAAAAGAAGGGAGGGGCAGACAAGAAGGGAGCTGAGGAGGCCATAAGTGACATCCTTGCCAAGTATGAGGTGGTATTCCGAGAAACCAGTGAATTACCCCCTTGTAGGCAACAGGATCATGCCATATGTATTAAGGAGGGATGCGGACCAGTATCCGTCAGACCTTATCGATATGCCATCATGAGAAGGATGAAATCGAGCGAATGGTGAAGGAGATGCTTACATCAGGAGTGATACAGATCAGTAACAGCCCCTACTCGAGCCCGGTAATActagtaaaaaaaaaagacgGAAGTTGGCGATTTTGCATAGACTATCGGGCATTGAATGATATCACTGTCGCTGACAAGTATCCAATTCCGGTGGTGGAGGAACTATTTGATGAATTACATGGAGCAATGTTCTTCTCAAAGCTGGACCTTAAATTTGGATACCACCAGATTCGAGTCCGAGCCACGAACGTGCACAAAACAGCGTTCAGGACACATGAGGACCACTACGAGTTTTTAGTCATGCCTTTTGGACTAAAAAACGCTCCGGCCACATTCCAAGCAACCATGAACGAGGTATTTCGCCCTTACTTGCGAAAATTCGTGTTAGTTTTCTTTGACGATGTTTTGATTTACAATAAAGATTGGGAAGGTCATATGCAACACGTCGAAGTAGTATTGGCATTATTACAACAACACCAGTTGGTTTTAAACAAAAAGAAATGCCAATTTGGGTTGAGACAAGTTGAATACTTGGGGCATATCATCACGGGTCAGGGAGTGAAAGTGGATCCCAATAAGGTTGAAAGTGTGGTACAGTGGCCCCAACCACAGAACACAAAAGGACTAAGGGATTCTTGGGACTAACCGGATATTATCGGAAATTCATTAAAGATTACGGGAAGATTGCAAGGCCACTCACCGAGCAACTAAAGAAGAACAATTTCGGGTGGAATGAAAAAGCTCAAGAAGCCTTCGAGTTGCTGAAGCAAGCAGTCGTGACCACTCCGGTATTAAAGATGCCAGATTTTTCGAAAGAATTAATAATAGAATGTGACGCATCAGGGACTGGAGTGGGGGCAGTGCTAAACCAGGAGGGCAGGCCTATTGCTTTTTATAGCAAGGCTTTGGCGGACCGAGCATTAACCAAGTCAACCTATGAAAGAGAGTTGATGGCATTGGTCTTGGCAGTTCAACACTGGCGTCACTACCTGTTGGGACGGAAGTTTCTAGTGGTGACGGATCATAAACCATTGAGGAACCTGCTGCAGCAACGTATAACCACGCCAGACCAGCAATATTGGTTGGCAAAGCTACTGGGGTATGAGTTTGAAATAAAGCATAGAGCGGGAAATGAGAACGGAGCAGCAGACTCTTTATCACGAAGAGAGGACATTGGACTTTTGGCTGCTATCACCAGGGCAGAATGGGTGGGAATACGAGACATCAGACGGGCCGTGGAAAATGATCCGCGTGTAAAAAGATAATGGAGGGAATGAGCACGGCCCAAGGCAGTGGCAAACACTACTCAGTGGTTAATGGTTGTTTACTCTTTAAAGAGAGGATAGTTATTCCACGAACCTCGCAGTGGGTCTACACATTATTGAGAGAATTCCACGTTACTCCGGTAGGGGGCCATTCGGGAGCCTTGAGAATGTATAAAAGAATAGCAAGCAACTTCTTTTGGcctggaatgaagaaggatgtGTACAAGTTTGTAGTCCGAATGTGAAGTATGCCAAAAACAAAAGTATGAGGCTGCTACCCCGGCCGGCTTATTACAACCTTTGCCTATTCCAGAAGCAATTTGGGAGGATTTGGCCATGGATTTTATTACAGGACTACCGAAGTCAAAGGGGTTCGAAGTAATTCTAGTGATGATTGACAGACTGTCTAAGTATGGGCACTTTCTACTCCTTAAACATCCTTACACGTCTTGCTCAGTGGCCGAAATCTTTGCACGTAATGTGATCAAGTTGCATGGGGTCCCGAAAACCATTGTCAGTGATAGAGACACAGTGTTCATGAGCCTATTCTGGTCCGAATTATTCAAACTACAAGGGACTCAACTCAAGATGTGCACGGCTTACCATCCAGAAACGGATGGGCAAAGTGAAGCATTGAACAAATGTGTTGAAACCTATCTCCGGTGTTTTTGCTCGGAGCAGCCCAAGGGCTGGTCGCAGTGGGTGCACTGGGCGGAGTACTGGTACAATACCTCTTTTCAAACGTCAGCTGGGATGACACCTTTCGAAGTAGTGTATGGAAGAAGACCCCCAACTCTCATTAAGTTTCTTCCTGAGGAAACTAAAGTGCCAGCAGTAGCCCAAGCATTAGAGGACAGAGATGAGTAATTAAGGCAGCTGAAATACAATCTAGAAAGGGCCCAACAACGCATGACCAAATATGCTAATAAAAACCGTCGAGAGGTTCAATACCAAGAAGGTGATGTGGTGTACCTGAAGTTGCGACCACACCACCAAAATTCAGTTAGTACGAGGGTCTTCCAGAAGCTGGCAGCAAGGAACTACGGACCTTACAGAATTTTGAAGAAAGTGGGACAAGTGGCATATCGCTTGAAATTACCGGAAGGGTCCAAGATACATCCAGTATTTCATGTATCTTGTCTAAAAAAAGCAGTGGGGCATGACCCTAATGAAGTTAAGTTGCCAAGAGAGGTGGACACTGACTTGTTCCTCACTTTTGAACCCGAGGAAGTTGTGGCTGAAAGAACTAAAAGCAAAAGAGGGCACTTGATCCAACAGATACTGGTGCGGTGGAAGGGAAGAACAGGGGAAGAAGCAACGTGGGAAGACAAAGAAGATTTCACAGCACAATTTCCAGAATTTCGCCTTGAGGACAAGGCGAATCTTGAAGAGGCCGGGCATGTTATGGACCCAAACTCATTGGGCCCAGAGACTTCTGAGTTAGCAAGCCCAGGGAATGAAGAGCCAAATAAACAGAAGGCCCAAGATTGTAAATGTATATTCTAGAAGAAGGAAGGAGAGAGGCGGGTTGGAGGAATGTATAAAAAGAAGAGGGGGGGGTAAGCTAGAGGGCATTCAGTTAGATAGAGTGATGAGTCACTAACAATTTTTTTAGTGTGAGGGAGTGAGAGTGGTTGTAACAAGATTCTGTTATTCccatttcatatttttaataCATATTTTGGTTATTAATCGGAGGCTGCTAACAGACCGTAACATAGTTCTAAAGTTATCTACTCTTTCTTGTGCTACCATACTTCTAAATCTATCGACTCTTTTCTTCGTCCTTATTTGTGATGAAATGGGAACTTAAACCTCCACTTCGAATGAAGTAAACACAGGATTGTGACCACAATGAATATCTAGCTAACTTGGAAACCACAAGATCAGAGATACATCCTTCTAGCCACATATTTATTTGATGAACTTTATATTTAGTTACAATACCTTGCTTCAGTTCCATCTCCCCATAACTAAGTTCATATATTGCTGTAACAGGATGTAGAAAGCCTGAAGGAAGGAAGTGGTATGGACGTAGCTGAAGAAGGGGAGGAAATTTGTCAGTATACTTGGTGAATGAaaacaggaaaaataaatttttctacgGAAAAAATTCTTTGAAACATTGGAAAGAACCACTATACTAACAAGAAGTACATCTAACATTTCTCTCAAAAACATAGAACCTGTAGGTTCAAGCATATTCTTGATCTTCATGAACTCTAATTACAAAATAACACAGACAAATAATTCTTATGTAAAGATTAATCTTCTTCTAAAATCGAACTCATATAAGTTAGATTTCAGTCACTGAAttcctaaaataataaataaacatcAAGCATTAATTCTAAGAGGCATCATTTATGTTGATTTGGAAACAATAAACAAGAAAGCCTCTATATAACTATTTTGTGCTTAGCACTGCAGAAGAGTTTCCCAGAGCCTATATTATCGATTATGTTTCTCTTGCAGATGATAAGGGCCAGAACAATTGCAGATTGAGAAATTAGAGAACAATGAGTTTCATAAACCAGACAATCAAACTAGAAAACATGGATTGAAAAATTTATCGAGTTCAAGCTAGTCCATGAATTTTCTCCCTGTTAATTATTCTTTTTAGCGTTATGATATAAAAAGAATAATGGAGCTGATCTTCTAACCAGTGATTGCTGTATTAAGAGGTCAGGtaggatcttgttcttgaacgAGTGCAACTGGTCAACTAGACCAGGGATAGTTAGCTTCAAAACCATGTCTGCTAATGGTAAGTCCTTTGGCACATAGAACAAAACTtctaatttatgatttatgagcaAAAGTTTAGCATTTCCTGCTGCTGGAAAAAATGTAAAGAAACATTTAGTTGGATTCTCAAAACTAACTTCATATATCCAGCTAAAAAGAAAACCAGACTGGTCAAAATCCCTAATTTTGTGAACTATGAAATGACACTTTTTTGCTGTGCAGTAATTATACCTGGATAATATTCGGCAGTAGGTGCCACTGGTTTCTGTGAACTCCTTGACCTATTAAACATGACACTGACTAAAATTTTATCTGCATCCTGAGGGAAAAAACATCAATAGCTACTGAAAAAGAACCAAACTTTCAAGATAACTAGTGAATTTAATATATTGACGCATGGCACTATTTACCTTCTCTACAGAGCTAGAGGATGTGAAGTTCTTGGTTTCCGAGAGAAAGTATTTACACGAAAGAGACTTTGTATAAGACTCTTCAGCACTTTCAATTACAAAAGCATTTCTTGGAAGCTCGAGAGGCAAATCCAGATCCGAACCATGAAGAACGATAGGCTCAGATCCACCAGACGAAGTTTTATTACCAGCTTCTATGATGTATGTAACTTGTGGGTCTCTAAGTTTGCATTCAACGTCTTCAATAGCTCGTGCAGTAAGCACTCTCCACATCTATAGGATGTGCAAAACAATTGCAACAGGGAAATAATAAAATACAAGCGACATGCTTCATTGGTGGCAATGTCATCATGAGAATAGAACAGAAAGATAAAGTAGTTCATCAAGTCCCAAcgcaaaaataagaaaaacgtAATAACAAAGGATTCACTAGTTCTTTGCAGAATTGTTTCTGTAAGCAATCctaaaacatgtattttcatTAGATTCATTTTCTCTCTACAAGTTGCATGCCATCAGAAAAATGTCTTGATGTACATGGTCTACAAGTTTAAAGTTTATCATTTATACAAATATAACTCGTTCAGTCATAAGCAGTTTTAGTGGTGCCTAGTGAAAGGCTAGTTATATTCTGAACTAGATTACATTCAGATATTTAGATTGCAAATAAACAGAAAAGAAATTGAAATGGCAAGACTTACCTGTTCAAAGTcatcctaaattaaaattacacATGAAGTCTCAGTCTATCATGAAAGCAATAAAGTACTAAAAAAATCATCACCAccaacaaattatttaaaagaagcTTGTTTCTTAACAAGCCCTAAGTTAGGATTATATTCTCCCAACAGATTATTCCCTAAGAGCAACG
This window of the Primulina tabacum isolate GXHZ01 chromosome 12, ASM2559414v2, whole genome shotgun sequence genome carries:
- the LOC142520076 gene encoding LOW QUALITY PROTEIN: putative Ufm1-specific protease (The sequence of the model RefSeq protein was modified relative to this genomic sequence to represent the inferred CDS: deleted 1 base in 1 codon); this encodes MAAQITGDDAGIRILCRKLVILKTESGLQWLIGSPFLPSVNVASTIRCIHTLPSDSLSPDVAKESDDIRGLIPRGFEIIGLIVQEKKDKKVEKVAGDAVSAVRNLRKTLYGGDSGEQVLIGAVLDWNHENSERDIQFFISKKGNSKRVEQVSHVVYEDQPEKYIWERGCIVRCELSLKLPLYFSVSNPKDVESAYARAIEDVECKLRDPQVTYIIEAGNKTSSGGSEPIVLHGSDLDLPLELPRNAFVIESAEESYTKSLSCKYFLSETKNFTSSSSVEKDADKILVSVMFNRSRSSQKPVAPTAEYYPAAGNAKLLLINHKLEVLFYVPKDLPLADMVLKLTIPGLVDQLHSFKNKILPDLLIQQSLLRPYHFLPSGFLHPVTAIYELSYGEMELKQVEVRRSLHQRLGLPFDRPLLRIANAINFFSTKDDMKDKSYPKGSSLLKNVHRDIPSSGVSGGIASLIQGSYEYYHYLQDGFDDSGWGCAYRSLQTIISWFRQQHYTSIDVPSHRQIQQSLVEIGDKDPSFIGSQEWIGAIELSFVLDKLLGVSCKVINVRSGAELPEKCRELALHFETQGTPIMIGGGVLAYTLLGVDYDDVSGDCAFLILDPHYTGNDELKKIVNGGWCGWKRVVDGKGKHFFLHDKFYNLLLPLRPNMV